From Acipenser ruthenus chromosome 2, fAciRut3.2 maternal haplotype, whole genome shotgun sequence, a single genomic window includes:
- the LOC131699004 gene encoding UPF0729 protein C18orf32 homolog, which translates to MVCIPCIVIPVLLWIYKKFLEPIIYPFISPFISRIWPNKSVLETVAATEHPNGQSNGTSKMDSPIQNGTASKGPSEVSDKKTD; encoded by the exons ATGGTGTGCATTCCCTGCATCGTCATTCCAGTCCTGCTCTGGATTTACAAGAAATTCTTGGAGCCAATTATCTACCCATTCATTTCTCCTTTCATCAGCCGCATATGGCCCAACAAATCTGTACTGGAAACTGTGGCTGCAACAGAACATCCAAATGGACAAAGCAATGGAACAAGCAAG ATGGATAGTCCAATCCAAAATGGCACTGCCTCAAAGGGACCCTCTGAAGTTTCTGACAAAAAGACTGACTAA